In Amia ocellicauda isolate fAmiCal2 chromosome 7, fAmiCal2.hap1, whole genome shotgun sequence, one genomic interval encodes:
- the igsf8 gene encoding immunoglobulin superfamily member 8: MASWRAAGLICLLWGFCVCRQVTLPPGPLYRVAGFPLSLPCIVSGYEGSRTQDFEWFLYRDDAGGRQMGVISTRDREFPYAPFQPRVRSGEVRVERDSGDRVRLVIQRLRPEDQGSFECYTPSTDSRFQGNYSATVVVKVMPDTLQIRHTASRSLGGQSLTEGAELELTCAAAIQSQQHTHLSITFGVRGGAGTGGRGHNLREIISIGRDLGVATGKGGDYEGRYADGIVSLEKRSGKNQGDPDLYVMRIGSVAPGDTGSYFCEVAQWILDPQGDWEKIAQRTLELGNITVQPLADTLAVKVLPEVEVVLSAGSPLGLTCDVGGISPSSRPSLLVQWLRRAVGGGAEVEVARMGSDGVVTWGDDVSRRGGASLEKEAEGRYSLRLFSAHPADSGVYRCAVSVYTGPTPGAGSPAASQRSKGVNVNLKTKEVKVTAEAGLNPGPLLQRGHTLSLLCNVSVLTAGPTQVEVLWLVMGEAEGEGERPAEPRLLAVLMHDGTSHLYSNDSNVSVDRLSSSSYRLRIHGVEVDDQGLYHCQAKVWGQDPHGGWYNTGARSVSRPVRVYMYSRASDLLLIPLVVGVSSALFVGITIVAAVTCCFMNRLARQRSQK, from the exons GATTCTGCGTGTGTCGCCAGGTCACTCTTCCCCCGGGGCCCCTGTACCGCGTGGCTGGATTCCCCCTGTCCCTGCCCTGCATTGTGTCAGGATACGAGGGCTCCCGGACGCAGGATTTCGAGTGGTTCCTGTACCGAGATGATGCGGGGGGGCGGCAGATGGGCGTGATCTCCACACGGGACAGAGAGTTCCCGTATGCCCCCTTCCAGCCCCGGGTGCGCTCCGGGGAGGTGCGCGTGGAGCGGGACAGCGGGGACCGAGTGCGGCTGGTAATCCAGAGGCTGAGGCCGGAGGACCAGGGGAGTTTTGAGTGCTACACGCCTAGCACCGACTCCCGCTTCCAAGGCAACTATAGCGCCACTGTGGTGGTCAAAG TGATGCCCGACACCCTGCAAATCAGACACACCGCGTCCCGCTCCTTGGGTGGCCAGTCCCTGACCGAGGGGGCAGAGCTGGAACTGACGTGTGCCGCCGCCATCCAATCGCAGCAGCACACTCACCTGTCAATCACCTTTGGGGTGCGGGGAGGGGCAGGGACCGGGGGGAGGGGCCACAACCTGCGGGAGATAATTTCCATTGGCCGGGATCTGGGCGTGGCGACGGGGAAAGGCGGGGACTACGAAGGGCGGTATGCGGACGGGATCGTTTCATTGGAGAAGAGGAGCGGGAAGAACCAAGGGGATCCTGACCTGTATGTGATGAGGATTGGGTCGGTGGCTCCGGGGGACACTGGGTCCTATTTCTGCGAGGTGGCCCAGTGGATTCTGGACCCCCAAGGAGACTGGGAGAAAATCGCCCAGAGGACCTTGGAGCTTGGCAACATCACCGTCCAGCCCTTAG CGGACACCCTGGCAGTGAAAGTGTTGCCCGAGGTGGAGGTCGTACTCTCGGCGGGGTCCCCTCTCGGCCTGACCTGTGACGTGGGTGGGATCAGCCCATCTTCCCGCCCCTCCCTGCTGGTCCAATGGCTGCGGAGGGCAGTGGGCGGGGGGGCGGAAGTGGAGGTGGCCCGCATGGGGTCGGATGGGGTCGTGACCTGGGGCGATGATGTCAGCAGGAGAGGAGGGGCCTCCCTGGAGAAGGAGGCGGAGGGGCGGTACTCCCTGCGGCTCTTCTCGGCCCACCCCGCCGACTCGGGGGTCTACCGATGCGCTGTGAGCGTCTACACCGGCCCCACCCCCGGGGCGGGCAGCCCGGCCGCCAGCCAGAGGTCAAAAGGGGTCAATGTCAACCTGAAGACAAAAG AAGTAAAGGTCACAGCAGAGGCAGGGCTGAACCCGGGGCCACTCCTCCAACGCGGCCACACCCTCTCACTGCTGTGCAACGTCTCCGTGCTGACAGCCGGCCCCACCCAGGTGGAGGTGCTGTGGCTGGTGATgggggaggcagagggggagggcGAGAGGCCTGCCGAGCCCaggctgctggctgtgctgaTGCATGACGGTACCTCCCATCTCTATAGCAACGACAGCAATGTCAGCGTGGACCGGCTGTCCTCCAGCTCCTACAGGCTGAGGATCCATGGAGTGGAGGTGGACGACCAGGGCCTCTACCACTGCCAGGCCAAGGTGTGGGGGCAGGACCCACACGGGGGCTGGTACAACACTGGGGCACGCTCCGTATCCAGGCCTGTGCGCGTGTACATGTATTCTCGAG ctAGCGACCTCCTCCTCATCCCCCTGGTTGTGGGCGTGTCTTCAGCTCTCTTTGTGGGCATCACCATCGTCGCCGCAGTAACCTGctgtttcatgaaccgcttggCTAGGCAGCGCTCTCAAAAATAA